A genomic region of Deltaproteobacteria bacterium contains the following coding sequences:
- a CDS encoding EthD domain-containing protein, which translates to MLHLIYCLRRLPHLSRAEFQRYWRDTHAPLVKQHAATLAIRRYVQAHTVAPALSLAIAAARDAPEPFDGVAELWFDLEELTAAVQTPAGSEAGRALLEDERRFIDLARSPIFFAADYPVIDLA; encoded by the coding sequence ATGCTCCATCTCATATATTGTTTACGCCGTTTGCCCCATCTCTCGCGCGCCGAGTTTCAACGCTATTGGCGCGACACCCATGCCCCGCTGGTCAAGCAGCATGCGGCGACTCTGGCGATCAGACGCTACGTGCAGGCGCACACGGTGGCGCCGGCGCTCTCCCTGGCAATCGCCGCCGCGCGCGACGCCCCGGAGCCGTTCGACGGCGTCGCCGAGCTGTGGTTCGACCTCGAAGAACTGACCGCGGCCGTGCAGACCCCCGCCGGCAGCGAAGCCGGCCGCGCACTGCTCGAAGACGAACGCCGCTTCATCGATTTGGCGCGCTCGCCAATCTTCTTCGCCGCAGACTACCCGGTGATCGACTTGGCGTGA
- a CDS encoding DMT family transporter codes for MTRQQEQLGLLFAALCAVNGAFVPALAKLTTGRAEPLFVAAMTSAFAGLCAVVVLSVQGKVTVLVRRTVGPRLLLVGALGTAGAHLLFFLGARRASAIETVLCLQTEPAYSLLLAWLALGHRPSRRRLAATAMLLLGIALAVGGVGAAPSSGVWILLATPLCWQLSHLVVLRGLAGVSPSVLTGARYINGSVLLALAWLASGGVSSLPAATELLRQLPLLAVQGVVLSYAGTLAWYQAIARLDLARTTAIVVPSIPLLSLAASFLLLGEVPTAQQWIGLLLTAAGVLVFVTAPHVAAADRPLAAELF; via the coding sequence ATGACCCGGCAGCAGGAGCAGCTGGGGCTGCTGTTCGCGGCGTTGTGCGCCGTCAACGGCGCCTTTGTGCCGGCGCTGGCGAAGCTGACGACGGGCCGTGCCGAGCCGCTGTTCGTGGCGGCGATGACGAGCGCGTTCGCCGGCCTGTGCGCCGTGGTTGTGCTCAGTGTGCAGGGCAAGGTGACGGTGCTGGTACGGCGCACGGTTGGGCCGCGTCTGCTCCTCGTCGGGGCGCTAGGGACTGCCGGGGCGCACCTGTTGTTCTTTCTCGGTGCGCGCCGAGCCAGCGCGATCGAAACCGTGCTGTGTTTGCAAACTGAGCCGGCGTACTCGTTGCTGTTGGCGTGGCTTGCATTGGGGCACCGGCCGTCGCGGCGGCGGCTCGCTGCCACCGCGATGCTGCTGCTGGGGATCGCCCTGGCGGTCGGCGGCGTGGGAGCAGCGCCATCCAGTGGCGTGTGGATCCTCCTGGCCACGCCGTTGTGTTGGCAGCTCTCGCACCTCGTTGTGTTGCGCGGGCTGGCCGGCGTTTCGCCGTCGGTGCTGACCGGTGCGCGCTACATCAACGGCAGCGTGCTGCTGGCGCTAGCGTGGCTCGCAAGTGGCGGGGTGTCTTCGCTGCCGGCGGCGACCGAACTCTTGCGCCAGCTGCCGCTACTGGCAGTGCAGGGAGTGGTGCTCAGCTATGCCGGTACGTTGGCGTGGTACCAGGCCATAGCGCGGCTAGACCTGGCGCGAACCACGGCCATCGTGGTGCCGTCCATTCCGCTGCTGTCGCTGGCAGCCAGCTTCCTGCTGCTGGGGGAGGTGCCAACTGCTCAACAATGGATCGGCTTGCTTCTAACCGCGGCCGGCGTGCTTGTATTTGTGACGGCACCGCATGTGGCGGCAGCGGACAGACCGTTGGCGGCTGAGCTGTTCTGA
- a CDS encoding VOC family protein, whose product MQFDSVQIGVPELTVAARDYALLLGVTPEPAGSETRRFQLGHGAVELELGEPATRSLCFVGGPETSWPSGRESFHGLDVRVEPAIGVPPPRTCAAAGVEAIDHLVIHSPDLDRAIELWRDRLGIRLARSREFPERGLRMAFFRSAGVTLEFVSSLPPPAQPAGPDRLYGIAYRVPSLAACRARLIAGGVDVGAVRPGHKLGTLVASVRSGTAGVPTLLIEDPSRVSHSP is encoded by the coding sequence ATGCAGTTCGATAGCGTTCAAATCGGCGTGCCAGAGCTGACGGTGGCGGCGCGTGACTACGCCTTGCTCCTGGGCGTGACTCCTGAACCCGCCGGGAGTGAAACCCGCCGGTTCCAGCTTGGCCATGGGGCAGTGGAGTTGGAGCTTGGCGAGCCCGCTACGCGCTCGTTGTGCTTTGTGGGCGGGCCGGAGACCAGCTGGCCGAGCGGCCGCGAGTCATTTCACGGGCTGGATGTGCGGGTAGAACCGGCCATCGGAGTCCCACCACCGCGCACATGCGCCGCAGCGGGGGTGGAGGCAATCGATCACCTCGTGATCCATTCGCCGGATCTGGATCGGGCGATTGAGTTGTGGCGCGACCGCTTGGGCATCCGCCTCGCCCGCTCGCGCGAGTTTCCTGAGCGCGGCTTACGAATGGCGTTCTTCCGTAGCGCGGGCGTCACGCTCGAGTTTGTCAGCTCGTTGCCGCCACCAGCCCAACCGGCCGGGCCTGACCGGCTCTACGGCATCGCCTATCGGGTGCCGTCACTGGCAGCGTGCCGGGCGCGGCTTATCGCAGGCGGCGTCGATGTCGGCGCTGTCCGTCCGGGCCACAAGCTCGGCACGCTCGTCGCCAGTGTGCGCTCAGGTACGGCCGGTGTGCCCACCTTGCTGATAGAGGATCCCAGCCGGGTCAGTCACTCACCGTGA
- a CDS encoding flavin reductase family protein, with amino-acid sequence MPIDKDQFRRVLGHLAVGVTVVTTRSAEGTPHGLTVTSFTSLSLSPPLVLVCIDKTAESYDHFRSGVFAVNLLAEGQDVISQRFAKSGGDKFSETDYRWGTTGAPILAGTLGCLECRIAHAYEGGDHTIFVGEVEAANASTGEPLLYFRGAYRRLG; translated from the coding sequence ATGCCGATCGACAAGGATCAGTTCCGGCGCGTGCTCGGCCACTTGGCCGTGGGTGTCACGGTGGTCACCACACGCAGTGCGGAAGGTACGCCTCATGGCCTGACGGTAACCTCGTTCACCTCGCTGTCGCTGTCGCCGCCCCTGGTGCTGGTGTGCATCGACAAGACCGCGGAGAGCTATGATCATTTCCGCTCCGGCGTATTTGCGGTGAACTTGCTGGCGGAGGGCCAGGATGTGATCTCGCAACGATTCGCCAAATCCGGTGGTGACAAATTCAGCGAGACCGATTATCGCTGGGGCACAACCGGCGCGCCGATATTGGCGGGCACCCTCGGTTGCCTCGAGTGCCGCATCGCGCACGCATACGAGGGCGGCGACCACACCATTTTTGTCGGTGAGGTGGAAGCGGCTAACGCCAGCACTGGCGAACCGTTACTGTACTTTCGCGGCGCTTATCGGCGACTGGGTTGA
- a CDS encoding (2Fe-2S)-binding protein has translation MPTVYFVKQNQSLHCPAGANLRRIAIEHGIGLQVFPNNLINCFGNGLCGTCRVKVDDLRAVSERTPAEEAKLGWEGPEYRLACQTRVLADVSVVSNPRRKLAWTNHPTYQWMQKME, from the coding sequence ATGCCGACCGTCTACTTCGTCAAGCAGAACCAGTCCCTACACTGTCCCGCCGGTGCGAATTTGCGCCGGATTGCGATCGAGCACGGGATCGGTCTCCAGGTCTTCCCCAACAACCTGATCAACTGCTTCGGCAACGGGCTGTGCGGCACCTGCCGTGTCAAGGTTGACGACTTGCGAGCGGTGTCGGAGCGGACTCCGGCGGAGGAAGCCAAACTCGGCTGGGAAGGCCCCGAGTATCGCTTGGCCTGCCAGACCCGAGTGCTGGCCGATGTGTCAGTGGTTAGCAACCCGCGGCGCAAATTGGCCTGGACAAACCATCCAACGTACCAGTGGATGCAGAAGATGGAGTGA
- a CDS encoding prepilin-type N-terminal cleavage/methylation domain-containing protein — translation MIRKRTRQRGNSLVELMVATVLLTMLLGVIYSAFASQGHTYAAQTQLTETMTGVRAALQVMTDQIALAGYGVPSANSPSTATKLVTATSSTLTFVANINCVQSFLSAGASKNAGSIQLVSSAGFEVQDAIYVSDGSNWYSGAVSSMNGNTLNVTPALTFAFAAGTPVNPVNSVTFRFEDGRLKRNDQSVAGNVTGITFTYDSAQLSAIRRIGVTLSAQTRSLVGSNGQPLAVSLSTEVAPKNLGL, via the coding sequence ATGATTCGAAAACGCACCAGGCAACGCGGCAACTCGCTGGTGGAGCTGATGGTCGCCACCGTCCTGCTCACCATGCTGCTGGGAGTGATCTACTCGGCCTTTGCCTCGCAGGGCCACACCTATGCCGCCCAGACGCAGTTGACTGAAACGATGACCGGTGTGCGAGCGGCACTCCAGGTGATGACGGATCAGATCGCCCTGGCGGGCTACGGCGTGCCGTCGGCCAACTCGCCGTCAACGGCAACGAAACTTGTCACCGCTACCTCCTCGACGTTGACCTTCGTGGCCAACATCAATTGCGTGCAGAGCTTCCTGAGCGCCGGCGCCAGCAAGAACGCCGGCAGCATCCAGCTGGTATCGAGCGCCGGCTTCGAAGTGCAAGATGCCATTTACGTCAGCGACGGCTCCAACTGGTACTCCGGCGCCGTCAGCTCGATGAACGGTAACACACTGAACGTTACGCCCGCCCTGACATTCGCCTTTGCCGCGGGTACACCGGTCAACCCGGTCAACAGCGTGACGTTTCGATTTGAGGATGGCCGGCTAAAACGCAACGATCAGAGCGTTGCCGGCAACGTCACCGGGATCACCTTCACCTACGACTCGGCGCAGCTCTCGGCCATCCGCCGCATCGGCGTGACGCTGTCAGCACAGACCCGTTCGCTCGTGGGCAGCAACGGCCAGCCACTGGCGGTGAGCTTGAGCACCGAGGTGGCACCGAAGAACTTGGGGCTCTGA
- the glmU gene encoding bifunctional UDP-N-acetylglucosamine diphosphorylase/glucosamine-1-phosphate N-acetyltransferase GlmU, with protein MDTNRTLGAIVMAAGLGTRMRSRVAKVLHLLAGTPLIRYPLMALAALDAEPVVVVVGHQAEEVMAACGAPNTRFARQREQRGTGHAVQCAAAQLPGFDGDLLILPSDLPLLKAETIASLVAAQRTSGAALSLLTATVAEPAGFGRVVRDAGRVTRVVEDRDATANQRAIREVNVGVYCVASAFLFPALARLRPDNAQGELYLTDIIGEAVAAGQAIAGVPVAEAEVAQVSTRADLARVERALRARTAELWMNEGVTLEDPDTTAIGPQVSIGRDTVIGPNVILRGRTQIGNDCRLDGSARIIDATIGNSVHIKFGVVITEARVGDRSSVGPFAQLRPGTHLADNVHIGDFVETKNAILGSGTKAHHLAYLGDAELGREVNVGAGTITCNYDGFRKHRTVVGDRVMIGSDSQLVAPVTLGDDAYVATGTTVMKDVPGGALVFNDKQQSTRPGWVAARRRRETQAAPPPPAAAAKPTRPARKRAAAKPKRAGKQPR; from the coding sequence TTGGATACCAATAGGACACTCGGGGCGATTGTGATGGCCGCCGGCCTGGGAACGCGGATGCGCTCGCGCGTTGCCAAGGTCCTGCATCTACTCGCGGGCACGCCGCTCATCCGCTACCCGCTGATGGCACTCGCGGCGTTGGACGCCGAGCCCGTCGTGGTCGTGGTCGGCCACCAAGCCGAGGAGGTGATGGCGGCCTGCGGCGCACCGAACACCCGCTTTGCCCGCCAGCGCGAGCAACGGGGCACCGGCCATGCAGTGCAATGCGCAGCCGCGCAGTTGCCGGGTTTCGATGGCGACCTGCTGATCCTGCCTTCGGATTTGCCGTTGCTGAAGGCCGAGACGATCGCGTCGCTGGTAGCCGCGCAGCGAACCTCCGGGGCGGCGCTCTCTTTGTTGACCGCCACGGTGGCGGAACCGGCCGGCTTCGGCCGCGTTGTGCGCGACGCCGGCCGAGTGACGCGCGTGGTCGAGGATCGCGACGCAACTGCGAACCAACGCGCCATCCGCGAAGTCAACGTCGGCGTGTACTGCGTCGCTTCTGCTTTTCTGTTCCCGGCCTTGGCGCGCTTGCGGCCGGATAATGCGCAGGGGGAGCTGTACCTCACCGACATCATCGGCGAAGCGGTTGCGGCCGGCCAGGCGATTGCCGGCGTTCCGGTGGCCGAGGCCGAGGTGGCGCAAGTCAGCACGCGTGCCGATTTGGCACGGGTCGAACGGGCGCTGCGCGCGCGGACGGCCGAGCTGTGGATGAACGAGGGAGTAACGCTCGAGGATCCCGACACCACCGCCATCGGGCCGCAGGTGAGCATCGGCCGCGATACCGTGATCGGCCCGAATGTGATCTTGCGGGGCCGCACGCAGATCGGCAACGATTGCCGCCTCGACGGCAGCGCGCGGATTATTGACGCCACCATCGGCAACTCCGTGCACATCAAGTTCGGTGTTGTGATTACCGAGGCGCGCGTCGGCGATCGCAGCTCGGTCGGGCCGTTCGCCCAGTTGCGTCCGGGCACACACCTAGCCGACAACGTCCACATCGGCGACTTCGTCGAGACCAAGAACGCGATCCTGGGCAGCGGCACCAAAGCGCATCATCTCGCCTACCTCGGCGACGCCGAACTCGGCCGCGAGGTCAACGTCGGGGCCGGTACGATCACGTGCAATTACGACGGCTTTCGCAAACACCGCACCGTGGTGGGTGACCGCGTGATGATCGGCAGCGACAGCCAGCTGGTGGCACCGGTCACGCTCGGCGATGACGCTTACGTAGCCACGGGCACTACGGTGATGAAGGACGTTCCCGGCGGCGCACTGGTGTTCAACGACAAGCAACAAAGCACCCGCCCCGGCTGGGTCGCCGCCCGCCGCCGGCGTGAGACGCAAGCGGCGCCGCCGCCGCCGGCTGCCGCCGCCAAGCCCACCCGGCCCGCGCGCAAGCGCGCTGCGGCCAAGCCGAAACGCGCGGGCAAGCAGCCGCGCTAA
- the glmS gene encoding glutamine--fructose-6-phosphate transaminase (isomerizing) yields the protein MCGIMGYVGDRDASFILFQGLKRLEYRGYDSAGIAAAGDDGRIDVRRCVGKLDNLERLLRESPVHGTIGIGHTRWATHGRPSDHNAHPHRAGHVVLIHNGIIENYLALRATLLAKGRKLTSETDTEIISHLIDDWMQQGLDFVSATRRTLQQLEGSFAIVVMCDLEPDKLLAAKSATPIVIGVGENENLIASDIPALLDHTRNVLFLDDGEMAEVTRDHVALSTFAGVPVQRATRRVTWDPVTAQKGGYKHFLAKEIHEQPQAVIDTMRGRLELEAGDVALPDLERDWWRRVERITLVACGTAWHACLVAKFYLEQLARIPCDVDYGSEFRYRDPVVDEHTLLIAVSQSGETLDTLAALEAGRDRGGRTLAVCNVVDSSIARRAGAVLYTHAGPEISVASTKAFTTQLTALFLLALYLGRRRGTVTAAAGRELLQHLVALPHHLESILQQDTAIEHLARRYEHARDTLYLGRGINYPIALEGALKLKEISYIHAEGYPAGEMKHGPIALINEEVPVVLLLPHDSVFAKTVGNMKEVESRGGKIIALTDAPDRDLEAVATDIIRLPTVHPLLMPLVLTVPLQLFAYHVAVRRGTDVDQPRNLAKSVTVE from the coding sequence ATGTGCGGGATCATGGGCTATGTCGGCGACCGCGACGCCAGCTTCATTCTCTTTCAAGGGCTGAAGCGCTTGGAGTACCGCGGCTACGATTCGGCGGGGATCGCGGCCGCCGGCGACGACGGCCGCATCGACGTACGCCGCTGCGTCGGCAAGCTCGACAATCTCGAGCGCCTGTTGCGTGAGTCGCCCGTGCACGGCACCATCGGCATCGGCCATACGCGCTGGGCCACCCACGGCCGGCCTTCAGACCACAACGCCCATCCGCACCGTGCCGGCCACGTGGTGCTGATCCACAACGGCATCATCGAGAACTACCTGGCGCTGCGGGCCACCTTGCTGGCCAAGGGACGTAAGCTGACTTCCGAGACCGATACTGAGATCATCTCGCATCTCATCGATGACTGGATGCAGCAGGGGTTGGATTTCGTCAGCGCGACGCGCCGCACCCTGCAACAGCTCGAAGGCTCCTTCGCCATCGTCGTCATGTGTGACCTCGAACCCGACAAGCTGCTGGCGGCCAAGAGCGCCACGCCGATCGTCATCGGGGTGGGCGAGAACGAGAACCTGATCGCGTCGGATATTCCGGCGCTGCTTGACCATACCCGTAACGTGCTCTTCCTCGACGATGGCGAGATGGCGGAAGTCACCCGCGATCACGTGGCGCTTTCGACCTTTGCCGGCGTGCCGGTGCAACGCGCCACGCGGCGAGTGACCTGGGACCCGGTTACGGCCCAAAAGGGCGGCTATAAGCACTTCCTGGCCAAGGAGATCCACGAACAGCCCCAGGCGGTGATCGACACCATGCGCGGCCGGCTGGAGCTGGAAGCGGGCGACGTCGCGCTGCCCGACCTCGAGCGCGACTGGTGGCGCCGGGTCGAACGCATCACTTTGGTGGCGTGCGGCACCGCCTGGCACGCCTGCCTGGTCGCCAAGTTCTACTTGGAGCAGCTCGCGCGGATTCCGTGTGACGTCGATTATGGCAGTGAGTTCCGCTACCGCGATCCGGTCGTCGACGAGCACACGCTGCTGATCGCAGTATCACAATCCGGTGAGACGCTCGACACCTTGGCCGCGCTCGAAGCCGGGCGCGATCGCGGCGGCCGCACGCTGGCGGTCTGCAACGTGGTCGACTCCTCGATCGCGCGCCGCGCCGGCGCCGTGCTCTACACCCATGCGGGACCCGAGATCAGTGTGGCCTCAACCAAAGCTTTCACCACCCAGCTAACCGCGCTGTTCCTGCTCGCGCTCTACCTTGGCCGGCGGCGGGGCACGGTGACAGCAGCGGCAGGGCGCGAGCTGCTCCAACACCTGGTGGCACTGCCGCACCACCTCGAGAGCATACTCCAGCAGGATACCGCGATCGAACACCTAGCCCGGCGCTACGAACACGCCCGCGATACGCTCTATCTCGGCCGCGGCATCAACTACCCGATCGCCCTTGAAGGAGCGCTCAAGCTCAAGGAGATCTCTTACATCCACGCCGAGGGCTACCCGGCCGGGGAGATGAAGCACGGCCCGATCGCGCTCATCAACGAAGAGGTTCCGGTGGTGTTGCTGCTGCCGCACGACTCGGTGTTCGCCAAGACCGTCGGCAACATGAAGGAAGTCGAGTCGCGCGGGGGCAAGATCATTGCGCTCACCGATGCCCCGGACCGCGACCTCGAAGCGGTAGCCACCGACATCATCCGCCTGCCCACCGTGCATCCGCTGCTGATGCCGTTGGTGCTGACAGTTCCGTTGCAGTTGTTCGCCTACCACGTGGCGGTGCGCCGCGGCACCGACGTCGATCAACCGCGCAATCTCGCCAAGAGCGTGACCGTAGAATAG
- a CDS encoding nitronate monooxygenase, with protein MARNPLHTKLCDSLGVEYPIVAFTHCKDVAAAVINAGGFAVIGETHHSPDEIEQDIRWLKEKIGDKKYGVDLVFPASVPPAGSIEDLVKQIPKAQRDYTDDIIRRNNIPPAKHRPELYDLRWMTQDMPRKQLEVALDLKVPVLASGLGNPAFVVEAAHARGMQVWGLVGKVRQAKKELEAGVDVIVAQGIDAGGHTGPIGTFSIVPQVAAIAGDKPVIAAGGITTGRHLAGAITLGASGVWCGTLWLPSRESDREMVIKELILKTTADKTAFSACISGFTMRTVKSKWHEEWERPEAPPPAPAPYQLLLFAEVKQAVMDHNLEPFMTEAAGQGVDFVTSMKPCRQIVFDMVEEAMGVFEDLFGAPLGDE; from the coding sequence GTGGCTAGGAATCCATTACACACGAAGCTGTGCGACTCACTCGGCGTCGAGTACCCAATTGTCGCCTTCACCCACTGCAAGGACGTCGCCGCGGCGGTCATCAATGCCGGCGGATTCGCCGTGATCGGCGAGACGCATCACTCGCCGGACGAGATCGAACAAGACATCAGGTGGCTCAAGGAAAAGATCGGCGACAAGAAATACGGGGTCGATCTGGTCTTCCCCGCCTCGGTACCGCCAGCGGGCTCGATCGAGGATCTGGTGAAGCAGATCCCGAAGGCGCAGCGCGATTACACCGACGACATCATCCGGCGCAACAATATCCCGCCGGCCAAGCACCGGCCGGAGTTGTACGACCTGCGCTGGATGACCCAGGACATGCCGCGCAAGCAGCTCGAAGTGGCGCTTGATCTGAAGGTGCCGGTGCTGGCGTCAGGTCTGGGCAACCCCGCCTTCGTGGTCGAGGCGGCGCACGCGCGCGGCATGCAGGTGTGGGGGCTCGTCGGCAAGGTGCGCCAAGCCAAGAAGGAACTCGAAGCCGGCGTGGACGTCATCGTCGCGCAGGGGATCGATGCGGGCGGCCACACGGGTCCGATCGGAACCTTCTCCATTGTGCCGCAAGTTGCGGCGATCGCGGGAGACAAGCCGGTGATCGCCGCGGGCGGCATCACGACGGGCCGGCACTTGGCCGGCGCGATCACCCTGGGCGCGTCGGGCGTGTGGTGCGGGACGTTGTGGCTGCCGTCACGCGAGTCCGACCGCGAGATGGTGATCAAGGAGCTGATTCTCAAGACCACGGCCGACAAGACCGCGTTCTCGGCCTGCATCTCCGGCTTCACCATGCGCACGGTGAAGAGCAAGTGGCACGAGGAATGGGAGCGGCCCGAGGCCCCGCCGCCGGCGCCGGCGCCGTACCAGTTGCTGCTGTTCGCCGAAGTCAAACAAGCCGTGATGGACCACAACCTAGAGCCGTTCATGACCGAAGCGGCGGGCCAGGGCGTCGATTTCGTCACCTCGATGAAGCCGTGCCGGCAGATTGTCTTCGACATGGTCGAGGAAGCTATGGGCGTGTTCGAGGATCTCTTCGGCGCGCCGCTGGGCGATGAGTAA
- a CDS encoding CocE/NonD family hydrolase has protein sequence MAHNIVVERDVMVSMRDGVRLATDVYRPDDGARHPVLVNGHPYDNDHFLATHELLFSPLVGAQRGYAVVVQEARGRAGSEGTWRPYGSEGEDAYDTVEWAAAQPWSDGNVGLYGACALGWTAIQGAVEAPPHLKAVFAYMTATNYHNGWTYSGGAFELGFQLSWVWTILARDTISRLGLDPAAAAETERKLAEAARDVRGSARHLPLIDFPAYQHGAAPYWREWLSHPSYDDFWKRVDAVARAQRIEVPVLHMTAWYDTCLKGHVDLYSALRHGDARVRDQHRLVLGPWDHSAYYNKRPTCAGERDFGPSVMTGPDTLAPLAFQWFDYWLMGKGEAFMPESKVRYFQMGENVWKETNSWPPPHTVAPYYLHSAGQANSRAGDGVLSLEPPHTEPADSYIYDPFDPVPTAGGRSMIDVLPGVENQARVEERQDVLVYTTPRLAEPVAITGPVSVTLYASSSTPDTDFTAKLVDVEPNGYCANIAEGIVRARYRNGCDREEFLEPGKVTEFRIDLWDMAHTFKVNHRIRLEIASSNFPRFDRNLNSRVTPALGSAADAQKAVQQVFHDAQHPSRLNLPVAS, from the coding sequence ATGGCGCACAACATCGTCGTCGAGCGGGATGTCATGGTGTCGATGCGCGATGGCGTGCGCCTGGCCACCGACGTCTACCGGCCCGACGACGGCGCCCGGCACCCGGTGTTGGTGAACGGGCATCCCTACGACAACGATCACTTCCTCGCCACGCACGAGCTGCTGTTCAGCCCGCTCGTCGGCGCCCAGCGCGGCTACGCAGTCGTCGTCCAGGAAGCCCGCGGCAGAGCCGGGTCCGAGGGGACGTGGCGTCCTTACGGCAGCGAAGGCGAGGACGCCTACGACACGGTGGAATGGGCCGCGGCCCAGCCGTGGTCGGATGGAAACGTCGGCCTGTACGGCGCCTGCGCGCTGGGCTGGACGGCGATCCAGGGGGCGGTCGAGGCCCCGCCTCACCTCAAGGCCGTCTTCGCCTACATGACCGCCACCAATTATCACAACGGGTGGACCTACTCCGGCGGCGCCTTCGAGCTGGGCTTCCAGCTATCCTGGGTCTGGACGATCCTGGCGCGGGACACGATTTCGCGTCTCGGCCTCGATCCGGCTGCCGCGGCGGAGACCGAGCGCAAGCTGGCAGAGGCGGCCCGCGACGTCAGAGGCTCGGCCCGCCATCTGCCGCTGATCGACTTCCCCGCCTATCAGCACGGGGCGGCGCCGTACTGGCGCGAGTGGCTGTCTCACCCGAGCTACGACGACTTTTGGAAGCGGGTAGACGCCGTGGCGCGTGCCCAGCGCATCGAGGTGCCCGTCCTGCACATGACCGCGTGGTACGACACCTGTTTGAAGGGGCATGTCGACCTCTACTCGGCGCTGCGGCACGGCGACGCGCGCGTCCGCGATCAGCACCGGCTGGTGCTCGGCCCGTGGGATCACAGCGCGTATTACAACAAACGACCCACCTGCGCGGGCGAGCGGGACTTCGGCCCGTCGGTGATGACCGGCCCCGACACGCTCGCACCGCTCGCCTTCCAGTGGTTCGACTACTGGCTCATGGGCAAGGGCGAAGCCTTCATGCCGGAGAGCAAGGTCCGCTACTTCCAGATGGGGGAGAATGTCTGGAAGGAGACTAACTCCTGGCCGCCGCCTCACACCGTTGCGCCCTACTACCTCCACAGCGCCGGTCAGGCCAATAGCCGCGCGGGTGACGGCGTGTTGAGCCTGGAACCGCCGCACACCGAGCCGGCCGACAGCTACATTTACGATCCGTTCGATCCGGTTCCCACCGCGGGTGGACGCAGCATGATCGACGTTCTGCCGGGAGTCGAGAACCAGGCGCGAGTCGAGGAGCGGCAAGACGTGCTGGTGTACACCACGCCTCGACTCGCGGAGCCCGTCGCCATCACCGGCCCGGTGTCCGTCACCCTGTACGCCAGCAGCAGCACGCCGGACACCGACTTCACCGCCAAGCTAGTCGATGTCGAGCCCAACGGGTATTGCGCCAACATCGCCGAAGGCATTGTCCGGGCCCGCTACCGCAACGGCTGCGATCGGGAAGAGTTCCTCGAACCGGGAAAGGTAACGGAATTCCGCATCGACCTGTGGGACATGGCCCACACCTTCAAAGTGAATCACCGCATCCGGTTAGAGATCGCCAGCAGCAACTTCCCGCGTTTCGACCGCAACCTGAATTCGCGCGTTACCCCGGCGCTCGGCAGCGCCGCCGACGCGCAAAAGGCGGTACAGCAGGTGTTTCACGACGCGCAGCATCCCTCTCGTCTCAACTTGCCCGTAGCGTCGTAG